The DNA region GGACCCAGCCGATCACGTCGTCGTTCACGGTGGCGACGAAGAACATCCGCGAGCGGACCTCGTTGTGTCGGAGCACTACCTCCTCGTGGTTGATCATGGCCGCGACCGTCTCGGCTTCGATGTACGACCCCTCCTTGGCGACGGTGCGAATCACCCCGATGAGCCCCGAGAGGTCCTTCTGACTCGCCGTCCTGATGGTGAAGTCGATATCGTCGACCTCGTGTTGCTCGGCGTCCGCCTCCTGATAGGCGATTTCGAGCGTATCGCCCTCCTTCCGGACGTAGCCGTCGCGGCGAAGCACCGCCACGTGGTGGCCGAGCGCGGTGGGGTCGAGGTTCAGCGCCCGTCGAACCTCGTCCTCGCGGACCGTTCCGTGCCGCTCGACGTAGTTGTAGATGTCTCGGCGGTCCTTGTGATTGAACGTCAACGACTCCGTGAGCTCCATGACTTGTGGTACCATGCGTCACTACTTAATTGTTTTTTATGATGGATTCTGTGCGACGGAGCGTACTGTCCTCTCCGGTCAGTTCGACGGACTGTGCGGCCCGCGTCGGTCAGCGCGGGGGAACGCACGTCAGGAGCTGCACGGAGTCGCGGAGGTTGTGGGTCTGGACGAGAAGTTCGGCGGTCTCGCGGACGGTGAACGCCGCGTCGAAGTCGACGCCGTAGCACTCCGCGTACAGCGACAGCCAGTCGTTCAGCGCCCGCTCGAGCAGGCGGTGTTCCTCGGCGGACAACGCAACGTCGCGGTCGGCAGTCCGCGCCTCCACGTACGTCGCGACGACTGGGCCGACGCCGGACCGGACGTACGACGCGGCCCGCTCCTCGTCAGGAGGATCGGTCGGCGGGTCGAACACCTCCCGCTCGCGCCGCGCTTCGGCGGCGAGTTCGCGGATCCGCGGCCAGTACGTCGAGCGAGCCATCTCGGCGCTCACCCTTGCTTGAACTCCACCCCCTTCCCCCCGCGGGGGTGCTGCCACTCCGTGTCGGCGACGATAGCGCACGTCCC from Haloprofundus halobius includes:
- a CDS encoding GNAT family N-acetyltransferase, which translates into the protein MELTESLTFNHKDRRDIYNYVERHGTVREDEVRRALNLDPTALGHHVAVLRRDGYVRKEGDTLEIAYQEADAEQHEVDDIDFTIRTASQKDLSGLIGVIRTVAKEGSYIEAETVAAMINHEEVVLRHNEVRSRMFFVATVNDDVIGWVHLDLPEAEKLSHTAVLTVGLIPEYRGHGIGSTLLDRGVEWARKRGFEKLYNSVPATNENAIEFLEAHGWATEAVRRDHYLIEGEYVDEVMMAVDLR